One Fontisphaera persica DNA window includes the following coding sequences:
- a CDS encoding HAD-IIIC family phosphatase: MTDSQHAFSIGAPRSLKGLLLADFNALNFAGILENNEESPTVEVIAGDYGEVLPMLADAQRPEWLAHPDFAWVWTRPEMVAPPFRDALANLPSDPGAVLAAVDSFAQAVAAAAGRVKWLFVPSWQATWPAGVLAAWQPARGAARLLAQMNLRLAEALADIPNVFVLDSVPWFIAGGKEAFQDKLWFQGKIPFNHAVFQAAARDLKAALQGLTGQARKLVVVDLDDTLWGGIVGEVGWEKLQVGGHDALGEAYADFQRTLKALTRQGILLGIVSKNDETTALTALREHPEMQLRPEDFAGWRINWQDKAQNLAELAAELRLGLQSVVFIDDQPAERARIREALPEVLVPEWPENPMLFSRTLLSLKCFENPRLSEEDRARVAAYEAERRRADLRREVPSVEDWLRRLELQVKVEKLNPANLPRAAQLLNKTNQMNLTTRRLSEAELAAWASVPGHAVWVFRVKDKLGDSGLTGLASLQVQGEQAKIVDFLLSCRVLGRKVEQTMVHWLVQQALAAGAHEVVAEYLPTPKNKLCLEFWQRSGFQTTDGRRFLWNTGLKYPLPDYIQLAAGSGQTTVRPSIEVGQSAELNLAITGETLRQFIALTGDASALHADPEFARRTRYGGLLVHGMCPLLFLSVLDLVQQPGRRAMFRQLKANFNHPIYPDDPLLLRATITEYIREVRAVEIEFQIRHRNTGLDLTNGLAAYVLEKTSQDTTLLTAPQSGSPALVTDPLQSPELALEQIPRGMEAGFTFVITDASLLAAYELLAGAVDNMPVDYETWRWRCDTASLLATSLVSTFVGQCIPGRYGTCRNVELTFHQPLEKYQPYRFQGHVNYTSASTSSVITQVAIAHPQAAPGVAWVAGKIHAGVLPSVP; encoded by the coding sequence ATGACGGACTCGCAGCATGCGTTTTCCATCGGCGCCCCGCGCAGCCTTAAAGGTCTGCTGCTGGCGGACTTTAATGCGCTGAATTTTGCGGGCATTCTCGAGAACAACGAGGAATCGCCCACCGTGGAAGTCATCGCCGGCGATTACGGCGAAGTCCTCCCCATGCTCGCCGATGCCCAACGCCCGGAGTGGCTGGCCCATCCCGACTTTGCCTGGGTATGGACGCGCCCCGAAATGGTGGCGCCCCCCTTCCGCGACGCCCTGGCCAATTTGCCTTCTGACCCAGGCGCGGTGCTGGCGGCAGTGGACAGTTTTGCCCAGGCGGTGGCCGCGGCAGCGGGGCGGGTCAAGTGGCTGTTTGTGCCCTCGTGGCAGGCCACCTGGCCAGCCGGCGTGCTGGCCGCCTGGCAACCGGCGCGCGGCGCGGCCCGCCTGCTGGCCCAGATGAATCTCCGCCTGGCCGAAGCCCTGGCGGACATCCCCAATGTTTTTGTGCTGGATAGTGTCCCGTGGTTCATCGCCGGTGGCAAGGAAGCCTTCCAGGACAAGCTCTGGTTTCAGGGCAAAATCCCCTTCAACCACGCGGTGTTTCAGGCGGCCGCCCGCGACCTGAAAGCCGCCCTGCAGGGCCTCACCGGCCAGGCACGCAAACTCGTGGTGGTGGACCTCGATGACACCCTCTGGGGCGGCATCGTGGGCGAAGTGGGCTGGGAAAAATTGCAGGTCGGCGGCCATGACGCCCTCGGCGAGGCGTATGCGGACTTCCAGCGCACCCTCAAGGCGCTCACCCGCCAGGGCATTCTGCTGGGCATCGTCAGCAAAAATGACGAGACCACCGCCCTGACCGCCCTGCGCGAACATCCCGAAATGCAACTGCGCCCCGAAGACTTCGCGGGCTGGCGCATCAACTGGCAGGACAAAGCGCAGAACCTCGCGGAGCTGGCCGCCGAATTGCGGCTGGGTTTGCAATCAGTGGTGTTCATTGATGACCAGCCCGCCGAACGCGCGCGCATCCGTGAAGCCCTCCCCGAGGTGCTCGTGCCGGAATGGCCGGAAAACCCCATGCTTTTTTCCCGCACCCTGCTCTCCTTGAAATGCTTTGAAAACCCCCGCCTGAGCGAGGAAGACCGCGCCCGCGTGGCCGCCTACGAGGCCGAGCGCCGCCGGGCCGATTTGCGGCGCGAAGTGCCCTCCGTGGAAGATTGGCTCCGCCGGCTCGAGCTGCAGGTCAAAGTGGAAAAGCTCAACCCCGCCAATCTGCCACGCGCGGCCCAACTGCTGAACAAGACCAATCAGATGAATCTCACCACGCGGCGCCTCTCGGAAGCCGAACTGGCCGCCTGGGCTTCGGTGCCCGGCCATGCCGTCTGGGTGTTCCGCGTGAAAGACAAGCTGGGCGACTCCGGCCTGACCGGCCTGGCCAGCTTGCAGGTGCAGGGGGAGCAGGCAAAAATCGTGGATTTCCTGTTGAGCTGCCGCGTCCTGGGCCGCAAGGTGGAGCAGACCATGGTGCACTGGCTGGTGCAGCAGGCCCTGGCCGCCGGGGCGCACGAGGTGGTGGCCGAATACCTCCCCACCCCCAAAAACAAACTCTGCCTCGAATTCTGGCAGCGCAGCGGTTTTCAAACCACCGATGGCCGCCGGTTCCTCTGGAACACCGGCTTGAAGTACCCCCTGCCCGATTACATCCAACTGGCCGCCGGCAGCGGCCAGACCACCGTCCGCCCCTCCATTGAAGTCGGCCAGTCGGCGGAACTGAATCTCGCCATCACCGGCGAAACGCTGCGCCAGTTTATTGCCCTGACCGGCGACGCCAGCGCCCTGCATGCCGACCCCGAATTTGCGCGCCGCACCCGTTACGGCGGTCTCCTGGTCCATGGCATGTGCCCCTTGCTGTTCCTTTCCGTGCTCGACCTCGTCCAGCAACCCGGACGCCGCGCCATGTTCCGCCAGCTCAAAGCCAATTTCAATCACCCCATTTACCCGGATGACCCGCTGCTGCTCCGCGCCACCATCACCGAGTACATCCGCGAAGTCCGCGCGGTGGAGATTGAATTCCAAATCCGCCACCGCAACACCGGCCTGGACCTTACCAACGGTTTGGCGGCGTATGTGCTCGAAAAAACTTCGCAGGACACCACCCTCCTCACCGCCCCACAGAGCGGCAGCCCGGCACTGGTCACCGACCCCCTCCAAAGTCCGGAGCTGGCCCTGGAGCAAATCCCCCGCGGCATGGAGGCCGGCTTCACCTTCGTCATCACCGATGCCAGCCTGCTCGCGGCCTACGAGCTGCTGGCGGGCGCGGTGGACAACATGCCGGTGGATTATGAGACCTGGCGCTGGCGCTGCGACACTGCCAGCCTGCTGGCCACCTCGCTGGTCTCCACCTTTGTCGGCCAGTGCATCCCCGGCCGCTACGGCACCTGCCGCAACGTGGAGCTGACCTTCCATCAACCCCTGGAAAAATACCAACCCTACCGGTTCCAAGGGCACGTGAACTACACCTCCGCCTCCACCTCCTCGGTCATCACCCAGGTGGCCATCGCGCATCCCCAGGCGGCGCCGGGCGTCGCCTGGGTGGCGGGTAAAATTCATGCCGGTGTCCTACCCTCCGTCCCATGA
- a CDS encoding acyl carrier protein encodes MIETILEQALNNNVPMGQAADAEKIKAILWSAVDELNLQLRRDQRLAKNPEERLTGEGGRLDSLGLINLLVLTEQRIEAEFGCPIMLADDQTMAAESSPFATLGTLAEHIRKLLEQKLS; translated from the coding sequence TTGATTGAAACCATTCTTGAGCAAGCCTTAAACAACAACGTACCCATGGGACAAGCGGCGGATGCGGAAAAAATTAAGGCCATCCTTTGGAGCGCAGTGGACGAGCTGAACTTGCAACTGCGCCGGGACCAACGACTTGCCAAAAACCCGGAAGAACGCCTCACCGGCGAAGGTGGGAGGCTCGATTCCCTGGGGTTAATCAACTTGCTGGTCCTCACCGAGCAGCGCATTGAAGCAGAATTCGGCTGCCCCATCATGCTGGCCGATGACCAGACCATGGCAGCCGAGTCCAGCCCCTTTGCAACTTTGGGAACTTTGGCCGAGCATATTCGCAAACTATTGGAGCAGAAGTTATCGTAA
- a CDS encoding DUF7133 domain-containing protein, giving the protein MGWHRRAGQWLAALFWALTGGGLSLLIYAQPAPPPLMSVPEVGLRVAAGFQAHWVAEPRLTPNPAALAVDGWGRVLVGGAGYIRVLQDADTNGVAEGVTVFALTPGAVTALAVEGAGVLAIVDQALLRYRDNNQDGVADGPPEKLLTFTGPPNAWRALRQGADRWWYVLCGAGDAPQRGFVPLDSSPVSVADGGALYRFSPDWHEYEVVAHGFHHPGGLDFNEAGDGFTAEGEAGADFGLPWYAPASVHHVALGGHHGWRNAVGLEAAAGRARPDYYADTVRALTDLGRARPSAVVVYQHHQFPERYQHGLMVADWVWGRVFFVPLHPEGSSYTGAPELFLEAEGRSGFAPTALAVAPDGALLVASGRGGQSGVCRIAHTGPDRVVRDVLHLVRSAGTLESTLVVPQPWEAWSRAAWQPVAQRLGPEVYVRAVVDPLRPPEQRARAIEVLVHTFDGLPAREAAVAARAPEPEVRARAAWALGVKPAPGFTGVLLELALDAHPWPRRVALEALQERYLELENLSLQAVLRDNLGHPDTRIRQLAARLAARLPQAAWERLRQGLRADAPSRLGAALALLLREPGVSWHTNALELALGAWNATSDTGLRTEALSLMMAALGDCRRVQPGWDTFAGFGLQTSFQGHEMDLRRLRLTARSAFPSGQTVLDVELARFLAMLADDEARTLRKVMERIQANTPPSLDFHYLCVAARLPLAREASMTSATADALAGLGRKLAGVPPESLAGWQPRLVELGRHLLARDPALAEALVRHPDFARPPLLPLVPLLSPALQRQAAARFLAAGQRDAKFPCTPELLQVLALLPPEQTRGFLRRRWPTVDLPRQWEIAVELARAPEAGDRVIFLGALEAGPLEVVEASLKALAALPPEDNPRHLAPMARALRRFAAMPEQGELRQQTLRLLERQTGQKFGITETNLSAGGLMADYQPVWDWLAQHHPNALREPHLPAALALKSLEALLRSTPWAKGDAQRGAARFERSCAACHADPLRAPPLEQGAARLPPLELFPHIAYPQLRVAEEYRLREYQLTSGQSVTGRPLFEGMEIRLVQTAQGVVRLRAAEIVRSVPAAGSLMPEGLLKGWAPADLADLWMFLREYQGWR; this is encoded by the coding sequence TTGGGGTGGCATAGACGGGCGGGCCAATGGCTGGCCGCGTTGTTTTGGGCCCTGACGGGTGGCGGCCTGAGCTTATTAATATATGCGCAACCTGCGCCGCCTCCCTTGATGTCCGTGCCGGAGGTGGGGCTGCGGGTGGCGGCTGGTTTTCAGGCGCACTGGGTGGCGGAGCCGCGCTTGACCCCCAATCCGGCGGCCCTGGCGGTGGATGGGTGGGGGCGGGTGTTGGTGGGCGGGGCGGGGTACATTCGCGTTTTGCAAGATGCCGACACCAATGGGGTGGCGGAGGGTGTCACGGTTTTTGCGCTGACCCCTGGCGCGGTGACGGCGTTAGCGGTGGAAGGTGCAGGGGTGCTGGCCATTGTGGACCAGGCGCTGCTTCGCTACCGGGACAACAATCAGGATGGCGTGGCCGATGGTCCGCCGGAGAAATTGCTCACGTTTACCGGCCCGCCCAATGCGTGGCGTGCCTTGCGCCAGGGCGCGGACCGCTGGTGGTATGTGCTTTGTGGCGCGGGGGATGCGCCGCAACGCGGGTTTGTGCCGTTGGACAGCTCGCCGGTTTCGGTGGCTGACGGGGGCGCCTTGTATCGTTTCAGTCCGGACTGGCATGAGTACGAGGTGGTGGCGCACGGGTTTCATCACCCGGGCGGGCTCGATTTTAATGAAGCCGGGGATGGTTTCACCGCCGAGGGCGAGGCGGGAGCGGACTTTGGCCTGCCGTGGTATGCGCCCGCCAGCGTGCATCATGTGGCCTTGGGCGGACATCATGGATGGCGCAACGCCGTGGGCCTGGAGGCGGCGGCAGGCCGGGCGCGGCCGGATTATTATGCGGACACGGTGCGCGCGTTGACGGACTTGGGGCGGGCGCGCCCCAGCGCGGTGGTGGTGTACCAGCATCATCAATTTCCCGAGCGTTACCAGCACGGCCTGATGGTGGCGGATTGGGTTTGGGGGCGCGTGTTTTTTGTACCTTTGCATCCCGAGGGCTCCTCCTACACGGGCGCGCCTGAGTTGTTTCTGGAAGCCGAGGGCCGCTCCGGTTTTGCGCCCACGGCGCTGGCGGTGGCGCCGGATGGGGCGTTGCTGGTGGCCTCGGGGCGCGGGGGGCAAAGCGGCGTTTGCCGCATCGCTCACACCGGGCCGGACCGGGTGGTGCGGGATGTCCTGCATCTGGTGCGCAGCGCCGGCACACTGGAGTCCACGCTGGTTGTGCCGCAACCGTGGGAGGCGTGGAGCCGGGCCGCCTGGCAGCCGGTGGCGCAACGGTTGGGGCCGGAGGTTTATGTGCGTGCCGTGGTGGACCCTTTGCGTCCGCCTGAACAACGGGCGCGCGCCATCGAAGTGCTGGTGCACACCTTTGACGGCCTGCCCGCACGGGAAGCGGCCGTAGCCGCCCGCGCGCCGGAGCCGGAGGTGCGCGCGCGCGCGGCATGGGCCTTGGGGGTGAAGCCGGCGCCGGGATTTACCGGGGTATTGTTGGAGTTGGCGCTGGATGCGCATCCGTGGCCGCGCCGGGTGGCGCTGGAGGCTTTGCAGGAGCGTTATTTGGAATTGGAAAACCTTTCGCTGCAAGCGGTGTTGCGCGACAACCTGGGTCATCCGGACACCCGCATCCGCCAACTGGCAGCGCGGCTGGCTGCCCGGCTGCCGCAGGCTGCATGGGAGAGGTTGCGTCAGGGCTTGCGGGCGGATGCGCCCTCGCGGCTGGGGGCGGCGCTGGCGCTCTTACTTCGGGAGCCTGGCGTTTCCTGGCATACGAATGCGCTGGAGCTGGCGCTGGGCGCATGGAATGCCACCAGTGATACGGGCCTGCGAACGGAGGCCTTGAGCCTGATGATGGCAGCGCTGGGGGATTGCCGGCGCGTCCAGCCCGGCTGGGATACGTTTGCCGGGTTTGGGCTGCAAACGTCCTTTCAGGGACATGAAATGGACTTGCGGCGCCTGCGCCTGACGGCCCGCTCTGCCTTTCCCTCCGGGCAAACGGTTTTGGATGTGGAGCTGGCGCGATTCCTGGCCATGCTGGCCGATGATGAGGCCAGAACTTTGCGCAAGGTGATGGAGCGCATTCAGGCCAACACCCCGCCCTCCCTGGATTTTCATTATCTTTGTGTGGCGGCCCGGCTGCCGCTGGCGCGCGAGGCGTCCATGACCTCGGCCACCGCCGATGCGCTTGCCGGCCTGGGCCGCAAACTGGCGGGTGTGCCCCCGGAATCGCTGGCCGGCTGGCAGCCGCGCCTGGTTGAACTGGGCCGGCATTTGCTGGCGCGGGACCCGGCGCTGGCCGAGGCGCTCGTCCGGCATCCGGATTTTGCCCGCCCGCCCCTGTTGCCGCTGGTGCCGCTGCTGAGTCCGGCGCTGCAACGGCAGGCGGCGGCGCGTTTTTTGGCGGCAGGGCAGCGGGATGCCAAATTTCCCTGCACGCCGGAGCTGCTGCAAGTGCTGGCCCTGCTACCGCCGGAGCAAACGCGCGGCTTTTTGCGGCGTCGCTGGCCGACGGTGGATTTGCCGCGCCAATGGGAAATTGCGGTGGAATTGGCGCGCGCCCCGGAAGCGGGGGACCGCGTCATTTTCCTTGGCGCTTTGGAGGCCGGGCCGCTGGAAGTGGTGGAGGCCAGTTTGAAGGCGCTGGCGGCCTTGCCGCCGGAAGACAACCCGCGGCATCTGGCCCCAATGGCCCGCGCCCTGCGCCGCTTTGCGGCCATGCCGGAGCAGGGCGAATTGCGCCAGCAAACTTTGCGGCTGCTGGAGCGCCAGACCGGGCAGAAGTTTGGGATTACGGAAACCAACCTGTCTGCGGGTGGGCTGATGGCCGATTATCAACCGGTTTGGGACTGGCTGGCGCAGCATCACCCCAACGCGCTGCGGGAGCCGCATCTGCCTGCGGCCTTGGCCCTGAAATCTTTGGAGGCGCTGTTGCGCTCGACCCCCTGGGCCAAGGGTGATGCCCAGCGGGGCGCTGCGCGCTTTGAGCGGTCATGCGCTGCCTGCCACGCCGACCCGTTGCGCGCGCCGCCCCTCGAGCAGGGGGCGGCCCGGCTGCCGCCGCTGGAGCTGTTTCCGCACATAGCCTATCCGCAGCTTCGCGTTGCGGAGGAATACCGGCTGCGGGAATACCAGCTCACCAGCGGCCAGAGTGTCACGGGGCGTCCGCTCTTTGAGGGGATGGAAATCCGGCTGGTGCAGACCGCGCAGGGGGTGGTGCGTTTGCGCGCTGCGGAAATTGTGCGCTCGGTGCCGGCCGCCGGGTCTCTGATGCCGGAAGGCCTGCTCAAGGGGTGGGCGCCGGCGGACTTGGCCGATTTGTGGATGTTTTTGCGCGAGTACCAGGGCTGGCGATGA
- a CDS encoding winged helix-turn-helix domain-containing protein, producing the protein MDPEAFRQLDRVIHEKGRLAIMSLLAANPELSYTDLRALLQMTDGNLTTHLRTLQEAGYVVVNKSTFKNRPLTTLALSEAGRSAFAEYLNVLEKIVQETRAAAGKTNPSDQAGRTS; encoded by the coding sequence ATGGACCCGGAGGCCTTCCGCCAACTGGATCGGGTGATCCACGAAAAAGGGCGGCTCGCCATCATGTCTTTGTTGGCGGCCAATCCGGAGCTTTCCTACACCGACCTGCGGGCCTTGTTGCAAATGACCGACGGCAATTTGACCACCCACCTCCGCACGCTGCAGGAAGCGGGCTACGTGGTGGTGAACAAGAGCACTTTCAAAAACCGCCCCCTGACCACCCTGGCGCTTTCCGAGGCCGGCCGCAGCGCCTTTGCGGAATATCTGAATGTCCTGGAAAAAATCGTGCAGGAGACCCGCGCAGCCGCCGGCAAAACCAACCCCTCCGATCAAGCCGGGCGCACTTCGTGA
- a CDS encoding Gfo/Idh/MocA family protein, whose protein sequence is MKQPRSSCFSRRRFLRASAVTVTAATVLPGHILGLNGATPPSGKLNLAFIGVGGRGGANLDGCAGENVVALCDVDRARLQKAQERFPQARGYQDYRKLMDEVGRELDAVVVSTPDHTHAVTLMRAIKERKHVYSEKPLAHCVQEVRALRAAARQYQVVTQLGNQGHSSDSIRRFHQMIQSGFIGPVREIHAFCGSYYSKVAELERAKQEMPVPETLDWDLWLGPAPWRPYNSCYVPGKWRGWLQFGTGVIGDWVCHVVDPVFWALDLGAPAALQAEVMDYDPKLHGETCPPGTRITYEFPARGQRPAVKLVWYDGKWTPSKPEEMENEKLPGIGAVVVGDKGKIVYGSHGAGSCRMIPDAKMDEYRELEKTLPPNPIPKSPGHYAEWVRACKGGPPAGSHFDYGGPLTEIALLGVIAFRYPGTRLQWDAARMRFTNHAEANQHLVAEYRKGWSL, encoded by the coding sequence ATGAAGCAACCCAGGTCTTCTTGTTTTTCGCGCCGCCGGTTTTTGCGCGCCTCGGCGGTGACGGTGACTGCGGCCACTGTATTGCCGGGGCACATTTTGGGCTTGAACGGGGCCACACCGCCCAGCGGCAAATTGAATCTGGCCTTCATTGGGGTGGGCGGCCGGGGCGGGGCGAATCTGGACGGGTGCGCCGGAGAGAATGTGGTGGCGTTGTGTGATGTGGACCGGGCGCGGTTGCAGAAGGCTCAGGAGCGTTTTCCCCAGGCCCGGGGATACCAGGATTACCGGAAGCTGATGGACGAGGTGGGGCGCGAGCTGGACGCGGTGGTGGTTTCGACCCCCGACCATACGCACGCGGTGACGCTGATGCGCGCCATCAAGGAGCGCAAGCATGTGTACTCCGAGAAACCGCTGGCGCATTGTGTGCAGGAAGTCCGGGCGCTGCGGGCGGCGGCGCGGCAGTACCAGGTGGTCACGCAACTGGGCAATCAAGGCCATTCCTCCGATTCCATTCGCCGTTTTCATCAGATGATTCAGAGCGGCTTCATCGGGCCGGTGCGGGAGATTCATGCGTTTTGCGGCAGTTATTACAGCAAGGTGGCGGAATTGGAGCGCGCCAAACAGGAAATGCCGGTACCCGAAACCCTGGACTGGGATTTGTGGCTGGGGCCGGCTCCGTGGCGGCCCTACAACTCGTGTTACGTGCCGGGCAAATGGCGCGGCTGGCTGCAGTTTGGCACGGGGGTCATTGGCGACTGGGTATGCCATGTGGTGGACCCGGTGTTTTGGGCGCTGGATTTGGGGGCGCCGGCCGCGCTGCAGGCGGAGGTGATGGATTATGACCCCAAATTGCACGGCGAGACCTGCCCGCCGGGCACGCGGATTACCTACGAGTTTCCCGCCAGAGGCCAGCGTCCGGCGGTGAAATTGGTCTGGTACGACGGCAAATGGACACCCTCCAAGCCGGAGGAGATGGAAAACGAAAAACTGCCCGGCATTGGCGCGGTGGTGGTGGGTGACAAGGGCAAGATTGTCTATGGCTCGCATGGCGCGGGCAGTTGCCGGATGATTCCCGATGCGAAGATGGACGAGTACCGCGAACTAGAGAAAACGCTGCCGCCCAACCCGATTCCCAAATCACCGGGACATTATGCGGAGTGGGTACGGGCCTGCAAAGGCGGTCCGCCGGCCGGCTCCCATTTTGATTATGGCGGGCCGTTGACGGAAATTGCGCTGTTGGGGGTGATTGCGTTTCGTTATCCGGGCACGCGCTTGCAATGGGATGCGGCGCGGATGCGCTTCACCAATCACGCCGAAGCCAACCAGCATTTGGTGGCGGAATATCGGAAGGGATGGTCGCTGTAA
- a CDS encoding phage portal protein, with product MNILHSLRHWFAPAPAQKAFAPTLAAWLRGDLAETSGHFVNAYQQSTWVYAAISAKAAKLAQTPLKLYCGEAAVASGPAWQLLQRPHPRLDRFAFWELVATWFDLRGEVFLLPVDCQGAVCALRPGAGIQHLLPMPPEQFTEIIENHTLAGWRYHSTGATDPLAGMVLLPEEVLHLRLPNPWHPWRGLSPLSVAQLAAQTDYHSAQFMKGLILNNADTGLIVTTEQHLSQAQMDQVQAALRERKARAGMADRPLFLSGGVKVEKPALNAADLQFLENRKFNRQEILAVFRVPETILGFTEDANRAVAEAQWRHWIHHVLAPLCRRLEAGLQPVLDALEPRAGLTACFDVEDLPEMQEARRGRVDAARTLFQLGVPLNDINRVLDLGLPHYPWGGRPYLPQNVQPIA from the coding sequence ATGAATATCCTGCACTCGCTCCGTCACTGGTTCGCCCCGGCTCCCGCCCAGAAGGCCTTCGCGCCCACCCTCGCCGCCTGGTTGCGCGGGGACCTGGCCGAGACAAGCGGCCATTTTGTCAATGCCTACCAGCAATCCACCTGGGTTTATGCCGCCATTTCCGCCAAGGCCGCCAAGCTGGCCCAGACGCCGCTCAAACTGTATTGCGGTGAAGCGGCGGTGGCCAGCGGGCCGGCGTGGCAACTACTGCAGCGGCCGCATCCGCGCCTGGACCGTTTTGCTTTTTGGGAGCTGGTGGCCACCTGGTTTGATTTGCGGGGGGAAGTCTTTTTATTGCCGGTGGATTGCCAGGGAGCGGTGTGCGCCCTGCGCCCTGGCGCCGGCATCCAACATCTGCTGCCGATGCCGCCGGAGCAGTTCACGGAAATCATTGAAAACCACACCCTGGCCGGCTGGCGCTACCACTCCACCGGCGCCACAGACCCGCTGGCGGGCATGGTGCTGTTGCCGGAGGAGGTGCTGCATCTGCGCCTGCCCAATCCCTGGCATCCGTGGCGCGGGCTGTCACCCCTGAGCGTGGCCCAACTGGCCGCGCAAACGGATTACCACTCCGCGCAGTTCATGAAGGGCCTGATTTTGAACAATGCGGATACCGGTCTGATTGTCACTACGGAGCAGCATCTGTCGCAGGCGCAAATGGACCAGGTGCAGGCCGCTTTGCGCGAGCGCAAGGCCCGCGCCGGCATGGCGGACCGGCCGCTGTTTTTATCCGGGGGCGTCAAAGTGGAGAAACCGGCGCTGAATGCGGCTGATTTGCAATTTTTGGAGAATCGCAAGTTCAACCGGCAGGAAATCCTGGCGGTATTTCGCGTACCGGAGACCATTCTCGGCTTTACCGAAGATGCCAACCGCGCCGTGGCTGAAGCTCAATGGCGGCATTGGATTCATCACGTATTGGCTCCGCTGTGCCGCCGCCTGGAAGCCGGCCTGCAGCCGGTGCTGGATGCGCTGGAGCCGCGCGCGGGTTTGACTGCGTGTTTCGACGTGGAGGATTTGCCGGAAATGCAGGAGGCCCGCCGCGGGCGGGTGGACGCGGCGCGCACGCTGTTTCAATTGGGGGTGCCGCTCAATGACATCAACCGGGTGCTGGACCTTGGTCTGCCCCATTACCCGTGGGGCGGTCGCCCCTACCTGCCGCAGAATGTGCAACCCATTGCCTGA
- a CDS encoding HAD-IA family hydrolase — protein sequence MKPTALTAVIFDMDGVLTDSEPLINAAAIAMFKERGLVVQPEDFHPFIGTGELRYLGGVAEKYGFPLDLQEAKRRTYEIYLQLVPSQLRAFPGAVELVHRCRAAGLRTAVASSADRIKIEANLRQIGLPPSTWDAVVSAEDAVHKKPAPDLFLAAARRLQVPPAQCVVIEDALSGIQAARAAGMRCVAVASSYPAEQLQAADLVRQSIAEVTLADLQALASR from the coding sequence ATGAAACCCACTGCCCTGACTGCGGTCATCTTTGACATGGATGGTGTGCTCACCGATTCCGAGCCGCTCATCAACGCCGCCGCCATCGCCATGTTCAAGGAGCGGGGACTCGTCGTGCAGCCCGAGGATTTTCATCCCTTCATCGGCACCGGCGAGCTGCGCTACCTGGGTGGAGTGGCCGAGAAATACGGATTCCCCCTGGACCTGCAAGAGGCCAAACGCCGCACCTACGAAATCTACCTTCAACTCGTGCCCTCCCAACTGCGCGCCTTTCCCGGCGCGGTCGAGCTGGTGCACCGCTGCCGCGCCGCCGGCCTGCGCACGGCGGTGGCCTCCAGCGCCGACCGCATCAAAATTGAAGCCAACCTCCGGCAAATTGGCCTGCCCCCTTCCACTTGGGATGCCGTGGTCAGCGCCGAGGACGCCGTGCACAAAAAACCTGCGCCCGATTTGTTTCTCGCCGCCGCCCGCCGGCTCCAAGTGCCCCCCGCGCAATGCGTGGTGATTGAGGACGCGCTCAGCGGCATTCAAGCCGCGCGCGCGGCGGGGATGCGCTGTGTGGCGGTGGCTTCCAGTTATCCAGCCGAACAACTCCAGGCCGCCGACCTTGTCCGCCAATCCATTGCCGAAGTGACCCTCGCCGATTTACAAGCCCTCGCCAGCCGGTAG